CATCTTTATCTGATTCTCTCAAATCAGTTGAAAATTTAACGTGCTTTGCATAATCTACTGCTTTATTTCTCGGAACTTTCGCTCCACAAGCACAACAAGTTTCAAGTTTTTCTTTTCCTCTTCCTTTTCTGCCCATATTTATCACTCCTCTTCAATTGCCCAAGACAAATACCTTTTAATGTATATATTAATAGACTATTCATTTTAAATACTTTATTCTTAAAAATTGGTCCTAACCCAATTTTTTGTTCATTTATTGCTTTTCCAAACAAAACAGGATTAAAAGTTGGTAAAACAATCAACTTGCATTTTTTATTTATATTTTTGTATTTATTTTTTGCATTTTTTTCATTAATATCTGAAATTAAAAATACTTTTTCATAATATTTTTTACCTTTTTCATCTTGTAAAAGAAAATGCGCATGTTCATGTGCTAAAATTAAATAATCACATAATAATAATTCATCATTTGGCCAAGCATGTCCGTGCGCTAACCCAATTTTCAAATTATTTTTACAAATATAAACTACTCCAGAACTAGAATGAATTTTAAGGTTTAAATTTTTTGGTAATTTTTCTAAATTCACATCATGATTTCCTTTTACAATTTCTATCTTTACTTTTTCTGATAATTTTGTGAAAAACAAAAATAATTCTGGAGATAAATCATAAATATCCTCTTTAACATCACCTAAAATAATTATTTTTTTAATTTTATATTCATATATGAGGGCAAATAATTCTTCCAATAATAATTGTGTTAGATTTATTATCTCTTCTCCATTAGGAATGATTTTTTTCTCCGCGCTTATATGTAAATCTGCTATTACTAAAATATTATTATCAATAATTAGCGCAGGCTTATCATAAATAAATTTAATTTCTTCCATAATTAAATTACAATAAAAATAAATAAAAATTAAAGTCCTATTTCAAATGGTTCATTTTTTTTAATTTCTTTTAAATTTTTAATTTCTCTTTTAAAAGTTATAAAATCTAATTGCTCAAATTCTGGGAAAACAATTGATATAAATCCATAATTTTTTAAATCATTAAATGCAGATTTTCCATATTTCTCCAATGTATCTAAAGTATATTGCTCTCGTCTAACATCTTTAAATCCAAGTTTAACTTGATTTAAAAAAAATTCAATAGATTCAATATCTAATTTTGATTTATCTCTATATTTATGTTTTAACATTCTTAAAAATATAATATAAAAATCTCTTTTTGGTTTATTTTTAAAAAGAAGTGTATTTACAGAAACCATATTATTTAATAAATCAAAGTAAAACTTAGAACTAGAAGGAGTTATTAAAGTTATTTCATTCATTGCAATATGTTGAAATGAACCTAAAAATGTAGCTATTGTATTAAATGAAAAATCAGATCTTGAAAAATCTTTATATAATTTATCTTCGAAAGACCCTTCTCCAGGTATTGTTAATAAACTCAATTTATATTCCCTATTCTTAGTTTCCATAAACACGATTGGTTTTTTTCCAAATGTTGATGTTGAGACTATTTCAAAATCTGTGTTTGTAGTTATTTTTGATACTAATTCCTCAATGTTTCCATCCACCATTAAATCTAAATCTTTAGATATTTCCCAGGACCCCACATATAATATTCTACATATGTCTCTTAAAGTCCCACCAAAAAGAAAACAAGGTTTTTCACAAGAATTAGATAATTCAGCTAATAAATTTATTCTATTTTTAAATTCTTTTGGGATTGAAGAATGTTTATAAAAGATATTTGTTCTAATTGAAGCTTTTTGAAATCTAGAATCTTTATTTATTATATTTTTCATAAATTAATAAGAATTTTTGTGTTTAAAAAGGTTTCTTTGT
Above is a genomic segment from Candidatus Micrarchaeia archaeon containing:
- a CDS encoding metallophosphoesterase — its product is MEEIKFIYDKPALIIDNNILVIADLHISAEKKIIPNGEEIINLTQLLLEELFALIYEYKIKKIIILGDVKEDIYDLSPELFLFFTKLSEKVKIEIVKGNHDVNLEKLPKNLNLKIHSSSGVVYICKNNLKIGLAHGHAWPNDELLLCDYLILAHEHAHFLLQDEKGKKYYEKVFLISDINEKNAKNKYKNINKKCKLIVLPTFNPVLFGKAINEQKIGLGPIFKNKVFKMNSLLIYTLKGICLGQLKRSDKYGQKRKRKRKT